DNA from Neoarius graeffei isolate fNeoGra1 chromosome 17, fNeoGra1.pri, whole genome shotgun sequence:
ggtcatcagaatgcactcaagacacaccagtgcagtcacacaggagagaagctacatcactgctcacagtgtgggaagagttttactcatcagagtcgtCTCCAAatccaccagcgcattcacacaggagagaagccgtatcactgctcacagtgtggaaagagttttactcagcagagtgatctccaacgacaccaacgcattcacacaggagtgaagccgtatcactgctcacagtgtggaaagagttttactcagcagagtgatctccaccgacaccaacgcattcacacaggagtgaagccgtatcactgctcacagtgtgggaagagttttactcggcagagttatctccaacgacaccagcgcattcacacaggagagaagccgtatcactgcgcacagtgtggaaagagttttactcatcagagtaatctccgactacaccagcgcattcacacaggagagaagccgtatcactgctcacagtgtgggaagagttttactcagcagagtcatctccagcaccaccagcacattcacacaggagagaagccatatcactgctcacagtgtgggaagagttttactcagcagagtgctctccgactacaccagcgcattcacacaggagagaagccgtatcactgctcacagtgtgggaagagttttactcgtcagagtgatctccaacaacaccagcgcattcacacaggagagaagccgtatcactgttcacagtgtgggaagagttttactcagcagagtgctctccggcTACAcctgcgcattcacacaggagagaagccgtatcactgctcacagtgtgggaagagttttactcagcagagtgatctccaacaacaccagcgcattcacacaggagagaagccgtatcactgctcacagtgtgggaagagttttacgcagcagagtgctctccgactacaccagcgcattcacacaggagagaagccgtatcactgctcacagtgtgggaagagttttactcagcagagtgatctccaacaacaccagcgcattcacacaggagagaagccgtatcactgctcacagtgtgggaagagttttactcatcggtGTTctttccaacaacaccagcgccttCACTCAGGAGAGAAGCTGCATCACTGATCAGTCTGGAAAGATGTTtacttattcagttacatttaaaaCCTACAAGTGCACCAACTTGTAGACATTGCATGATTTTAAATttgtcaaattaaatatggttATTATTACAGTTTTGGctgaaaatgacctgtactttgaactttattgttcatgttatatgactgttttaaaatgtgtaacctTATAGTGATATTTTAAAACAAGACTATTTCTTTTGATCTTAAGTAGTCATTAATTACCACCATACAAGTGACAAACTGCACCACTATTATCAATGTAATACTGCAGCATGAGACTAATTGTTAATGGAATttgtactgatcaggagtttaatgtactataaCAGAACTgtggatcaaaccaaatgagtatggACCATTTGAAATGAAGCTCTTCCAGCTATATGCATCCACCTTGTCTCACTGGTAGAGGAGAAGCcatcagttatttataatgataatctaggaatcgtacaaaaacctgaacaaaaattcagtatgtttgaagttctttatcctaATATATGAAGCCAAAAAAAATAATTCTACCTGGTCAATTCAGCTAATTATTATTTCCTGACCTGTGGTCTATATTCTGaagttctttctgaatttgcgaaTTTCATCTCAAACCTGGTTGTTTATTGAGACAACATTGTTAGAGACGTTATTTGTTTTGATCACCTGGAAGAGACTGAGAACAGCATTcctgtccattctagattcagtatgGGTTAATGAGAGGGTCACAGAATctaaccctattttttttttttgaggtttttgTATGATTCCTAATCGTCACATTCTTGATCTAATACTTGCAtttgtattaaatatagaaaatatagtcacacttgtaCAGTCTGAAGCTCCCTCAGACCATTACCTCATCTCTTTTGAAATGTCTTAATATATGCACCTTGCATGCCATCGCATCAAAAgtgcattcacgtcaactactgcataaAGTTTTATCAGTAGGGTGATGCCAAAtctacaagaggttatgctcgaccatctcagatttcaatgaaatttggagggctcagagatgctATTAAAAgacgttaatccccaaaacttgagcttcctatcaccaatagtttcagagatacgggcatttgaatttttcgattttttttgttttttgctcaaaacatacatatttcaaagtgcaaaataatctttattatgcaagatagaaacctaaaattttgcacagagagactcaatgtcttgtactacaagattcaacttagaatttcaatggtcattgtatattagatggtgattttaacaaggaaattaaaaagacaaatttgcattttttgcatttttaactcattctggaagcttgcctgtggcagtaatgcttaaactaagaatgtttttcaaatccacacagaaatatctaccaatttcagttttaccaagtctccactattcctagtttgtctgtaatagggttttgaaattcaccgatttctaaaacatgccattttcagtagcaagaaatccaatgtgggatagcagttaggaacttgtacatttttttttcagtaatccccaagacccatattttatatttccaaatttttgttctgtctctctcaagtatttctaaactacaggggtttaaaaaatccattttcaccaaatttgaatttttgatatattttcatataactgatatagaCTGTGTAACatggcaatcaatgaccagctattgtgtaccagtcaacagccaaccttatcaatatcaacacagcacaataggtgacctttgataccagaacaggtggctcatatcttatagttttagagtctgtaaactgcatacttgttcagataacattatattgcttggattatattaaatacattgtaatacagaacactgagaaaatttaccaatgttattaactgaatgtgtttctttgcaaggataggatattttgaatagttgactagggaatttaattgtagttgctttcaatttgagatcagtataaatgagtttgttcttagacatctataaatggctgaacttcctccctgttctataggaattggactaaagaaagattctgactgccataaactaacatacaacagaaattgtaagttactgagagagtagggatgtcccgatccgatcacgtgatcggaaatcgggcccgatcacgtggtttcagactcgatcggaatcgggcattacctcccgatcagggatcggatatatatctatataatatattctcatttttaacacatcaatagctatgcgttggcacagagtgagaccagacctcttgtctcaacacagcaacatcaacgcgtgcggcatgacatcactttgtagcggagacgctattggttattggctgcctgttgccggcgaagttgaacacggaagcagttcgaagcggaaagcaaagcatgtctgcggtgtggcagtatttcaaagttgatgacaacattgccatagcaaactgtgaaatatgtaaagttggaatatcaaggggtggacaggaaagggccgcatttaatacaacaaacctgatacggcacctgaaaaacaaacacccgacacaatacagcgagtttttagtgctgttgcaaacgtgttggatgacaaaaacaggctcaaacctgaaagggtagaaatgcttgttttcatcaagaaaaacgttaatttccttaattgaaattactgtataccactgtgagatgcattcttaaaagcaaattactggcactgtggcagttttattattattattatttttatttgtttacattcctgccaggtattttaaggttatgtttttaatttg
Protein-coding regions in this window:
- the LOC132901319 gene encoding zinc finger protein 345-like isoform X1 — translated: MKTKTSTAGGTSEVPVKKEETLELKIYNHRDDLNNPPEGLSVKVEDLDNKDYLYCEFCKSFFLNKCEVHGPPLFIPDTPVPMGVPDRARQTLPPGLEIQKSSIPDAGLGVFNKGETVPVGAHFGPCQGELVNREEARNSGDSSVVCRSTQYEEYIDAKREMHVNWMRYVNCARIEEEQNLVAFRYRGGILYRCCRPINPGQELLVWYEEEYTKELSPAPTGTTRQQEVKKTLLQIFSCSTCPRYYASQIYLDKHIQRCHYEEYVRLQESGEIKYELQIPSKCSSSQPTSSDALSFDTSHNDIQKEIHHCSDCGKSFGHQNALKTHQCSHTGEKLHHCSQCGKSFTHQSRLQIHQRIHTGEKPYHCSQCGKSFTQQSDLQRHQRIHTGVKPYHCSQCGKSFTQQSDLHRHQRIHTGVKPYHCSQCGKSFTRQSYLQRHQRIHTGEKPYHCAQCGKSFTHQSNLRLHQRIHTGEKPYHCSQCGKSFTQQSHLQHHQHIHTGEKPYHCSQCGKSFTQQSALRLHQRIHTGEKPYHCSQCGKSFTRQSDLQQHQRIHTGEKPYHCSQCGKSFTQQSALRLHLRIHTGEKPYHCSQCGKSFTQQSDLQQHQRIHTGEKPYHCSQCGKSFTQQSALRLHQRIHTGEKPYHCSQCGKSFTQQSDLQQHQRIHTGEKPYHCSQCGKSFTHRCSFQQHQRLHSGEKLHH
- the LOC132901319 gene encoding zinc finger protein 345-like isoform X2; this translates as MGVPDRARQTLPPGLEIQKSSIPDAGLGVFNKGETVPVGAHFGPCQGELVNREEARNSGDSSVVCRSTQYEEYIDAKREMHVNWMRYVNCARIEEEQNLVAFRYRGGILYRCCRPINPGQELLVWYEEEYTKELSPAPTGTTRQQEVKKTLLQIFSCSTCPRYYASQIYLDKHIQRCHYEEYVRLQESGEIKYELQIPSKCSSSQPTSSDALSFDTSHNDIQKEIHHCSDCGKSFGHQNALKTHQCSHTGEKLHHCSQCGKSFTHQSRLQIHQRIHTGEKPYHCSQCGKSFTQQSDLQRHQRIHTGVKPYHCSQCGKSFTQQSDLHRHQRIHTGVKPYHCSQCGKSFTRQSYLQRHQRIHTGEKPYHCAQCGKSFTHQSNLRLHQRIHTGEKPYHCSQCGKSFTQQSHLQHHQHIHTGEKPYHCSQCGKSFTQQSALRLHQRIHTGEKPYHCSQCGKSFTRQSDLQQHQRIHTGEKPYHCSQCGKSFTQQSALRLHLRIHTGEKPYHCSQCGKSFTQQSDLQQHQRIHTGEKPYHCSQCGKSFTQQSALRLHQRIHTGEKPYHCSQCGKSFTQQSDLQQHQRIHTGEKPYHCSQCGKSFTHRCSFQQHQRLHSGEKLHH
- the LOC132901319 gene encoding zinc finger protein OZF-like isoform X4; this translates as MQSAVTRALPQRTHFGMFHQPEVKKTLLQIFSCSTCPRYYASQIYLDKHIQRCHYEEYVRLQESGEIKYELQIPSKCSSSQPTSSDALSFDTSHNDIQKEIHHCSDCGKSFGHQNALKTHQCSHTGEKLHHCSQCGKSFTHQSRLQIHQRIHTGEKPYHCSQCGKSFTQQSDLQRHQRIHTGVKPYHCSQCGKSFTQQSDLHRHQRIHTGVKPYHCSQCGKSFTRQSYLQRHQRIHTGEKPYHCAQCGKSFTHQSNLRLHQRIHTGEKPYHCSQCGKSFTQQSHLQHHQHIHTGEKPYHCSQCGKSFTQQSALRLHQRIHTGEKPYHCSQCGKSFTRQSDLQQHQRIHTGEKPYHCSQCGKSFTQQSALRLHLRIHTGEKPYHCSQCGKSFTQQSDLQQHQRIHTGEKPYHCSQCGKSFTQQSALRLHQRIHTGEKPYHCSQCGKSFTQQSDLQQHQRIHTGEKPYHCSQCGKSFTHRCSFQQHQRLHSGEKLHH
- the LOC132901319 gene encoding zinc finger protein OZF-like isoform X3; this translates as MHVNWMRYVNCARIEEEQNLVAFRYRGGILYRCCRPINPGQELLVWYEEEYTKELSPAPTGTTRQQEVKKTLLQIFSCSTCPRYYASQIYLDKHIQRCHYEEYVRLQESGEIKYELQIPSKCSSSQPTSSDALSFDTSHNDIQKEIHHCSDCGKSFGHQNALKTHQCSHTGEKLHHCSQCGKSFTHQSRLQIHQRIHTGEKPYHCSQCGKSFTQQSDLQRHQRIHTGVKPYHCSQCGKSFTQQSDLHRHQRIHTGVKPYHCSQCGKSFTRQSYLQRHQRIHTGEKPYHCAQCGKSFTHQSNLRLHQRIHTGEKPYHCSQCGKSFTQQSHLQHHQHIHTGEKPYHCSQCGKSFTQQSALRLHQRIHTGEKPYHCSQCGKSFTRQSDLQQHQRIHTGEKPYHCSQCGKSFTQQSALRLHLRIHTGEKPYHCSQCGKSFTQQSDLQQHQRIHTGEKPYHCSQCGKSFTQQSALRLHQRIHTGEKPYHCSQCGKSFTQQSDLQQHQRIHTGEKPYHCSQCGKSFTHRCSFQQHQRLHSGEKLHH